One Esox lucius isolate fEsoLuc1 chromosome 1, fEsoLuc1.pri, whole genome shotgun sequence genomic region harbors:
- the slitrk3a gene encoding SLIT and NTRK-like protein 3 — translation MLWVTLLSTIALGWTTPIPLLEDSEEIDEPCFEPCYCEVKEGIFHVHCDSKGFTNISQISQTWTRPFKLNLQRNSMRKLYFNSFLHLNNAVSINLGNNALQDIHAGAFNGLGILKRLFLHENKLEVFRNDTFLGLESLEYLQADYNVIKRIESGAFRHLHKLRVLILNDNLIPVLPSYLFRSVSLTHLDLRGNRLKMLPYKGTLEYVGRSLMEIQLEENPWICECDIVQLKTWLERIPYTALVGEITCEYPFHLHGKDLREIKRSELCPLLSDAEIEAKLGIPRSPFNNEHTWPTKPSSMLSSFHNTASSVEYKERHDKPTKRPRPPKNPPTPRSIYPGLNQPPIAGYQTRPPIPIICPSRCTCNLHINDLGLTVNCKEKGFHNISELLPRPLNAKKLYLSGNLIQKIYRSDFWNFSSLDLLHLGNNQISYIQEGAFINLPNLKSLYLSGNDIDRLTPGMFRGLQTLSYLYFEYNVIWEIQPASFSLMPSLQLVFLNNNLLHSLPTDAFAGTSLARLNLRYNHFKSLPVRGVLEHLHSIVQIDLHGNPWDCSCDIIPLKTWMEKLSSVIMVSDISCKTPEFAAGKDLRSLEAEVICPELKYSSRPSPALPSDDLTTGSSGLGKAGGRGPVPLSVLILSLLILIISAVFVAAGLFAFVLRRRKRLPFRKRSEVDLTGIQMQCRIFEDPPRQTSSGSAGSPEKPPSGHSHTHTHTHGHVGHTHTHSHVYDYIPHPVTQMCNNPIYKPREGEIGEEEGAQFAETKENNSNYRTLIEKEREWTLAVSNSKLNTIVTVSHNAGDLSGFHENGGLCPTVIDSQRPTPTVGFVDCLYGTVPKLKDMHVAHAHPPGMQYPDLQQDARLKETLLFTAGKGCFPDPSQSDYLELRAKLQTKPDYLEVLEKSYRF, via the coding sequence ATGCTGTGGGTTACCTTGCTGAGCACCATAGCCTTAGGATGGACCACCCCGATCCCACTGCTGGAGGACTCGGAGGAGATCGACGAGCCCTGCTTCGAGCCCTGCTACTGTGAGGTCAAAGAGGGCATCTTCCATGTCCACTGTGACAGCAAGGGATTTACAAACATCAGCCAGATCTCCCAGACATGGACGCGTCCTTTCAAACTCAACCTTCAGAGGAACTCCATGAGAAAGCTGTACTTCAACAGTTTTCTTCACCTCAACAACGCTGTGTCCATAAATTTGGGGAATAATGCGCTACAGGACATCCACGCCGGAGCGTTTAATGGATTGGGAATTCTCAAACGGCTGTTTCTGCACGAGAACAAACTAGAGGTTTTTCGCAATGACACATTCCTGGGTCTGGAGAGCTTGGAATACCTGCAGGCGGACTACAACGTCATCAAGAGGATAGAGAGCGGAGCATTCAGGCACCTTCACAAACTCAGGGTGCTCATCCTGAATGACAACCTGATACCAGTCCTGCCGAGCTACCTTTTCAGGTCGGTGTCGCTAACACACCTGGACCTGAGGGGAAACAGGCTCAAGATGTTGCCATACAAGGGCACTCTGGAGTATGTAGGGCGCAGTCTGATGGAAATACAGCTAGAGGAGAATCCCTGGATCTGTGAGTGCGACATAGTGCAGCTAAAAACATGGTTGGAACGCATCCCCTACACTGCACTGGTTGGGGAGATCACCTGTGAATACCCCTTCCACTTGCACGGGAAAGACTTGCGCGAGATCAAGCGCAGCGAGCTCTGTCCATTACTTTCAGACGCAGAAATCGAGGCCAAACTAGGAATCCCTCGGTCTCCGTTCAACAACGAACACACGTGGCCAACGAAACCGTCGTCCATGCTGTCGTCGTTCCACAATACAGCGTCGTCCGTTGAGTACAAAGAGAGGCATGACAAACCCACCAAACGGCCTAGGCCTCCCAAGAACCCTCCCACACCTAGAAGTATCTACCCTGGCCTGAACCAGCCTCCAATAGCTGGCTACCAGACCCGTCCGCCCATCCCTATCATCTGCCCCTCTCGGTGCACCTGCAACCTCCACATCAACGACCTGGGCTTAACGGTCAACTGTAAAGAGAAGGGCTTTCATAATATCTCAGAGCTTCTGCCTAGGCCCCTCAATGCCAAGAAACTTTACCTGAGCGGGAATCTTATTCAGAAAATCTATCGCTCTGATTTCTGGAACTTTTCTAGTTTGGATTTACTTCACCTGGGGAATAACCAGATTTCATACATTCAGGAAGGGGCATTTATTAACCTTCCCAACCTAAAAAGTTTGTATCTGAGTGGGAATGACATTGATAGGCTAACCCCCGGCATGTTCCGAGGCTTACAGACGTTAAGTTATCTTTACTTTGAGTATAACGTTATTTGGGAGATCCAGCCGGCATCTTTTTCTCTCATGCCCAGCCTCCAGCTTGTTTTCCTGAACAACAACCTTCTTCATAGCCTCCCAACCGATGCCTTCGCTGGCACCAGCCTGGCTCGCCTGAACCTCCGCTACAATCACTTCAAGTCTCTGCCCGTGCGTGGCGTTCTCGAGCACCTGCATTCCATAGTCCAAATCGATCTTCACGGGAATCCCTGGGACTGCTCTTGTGACATCATCCCTCTCAAAACCTGGATGGAAAAGCTGTCCTCGGTTATTATGGTCAGTGACATCAGCTGTAAGACCCCTGAGTTTGCCGCTGGAAAGGATCTGAGGTCCCTGGAGGCTGAGGTTATCTGTCCGGAGCTAAAATACTCATCCAGACCCTCTCCAGCTCTCCCCTCTGATGACTTGACCACAGGCAGCTCTGGTCTCGGCAAGGCTGGAGGCAGAGGGCCTGTGCCTCTATCAGTCCTCATACTCAGTCTTCTCATTTTGATCATCTCAGCGGTTTTCGTGGCGGCAGGGCTTTTTGCCTTTGTCCTCCGGAGGCGGAAGAGGCTGCCCTTCCGGAAACGCTCTGAGGTGGACCTGACGGGAATCCAGATGCAGTGCAGGATATTCGAGGATCCGCCGAGACAGACTAGCAGCGGGAGCGCAGGCTCGCCGGAGAAGCCGCCCAGCgggcactcacacactcacacacacactcacggtCACGtcggccacacacacactcacagtcaTGTCTATGATTACATTCCTCACCCCGTGACGCAAATGTGCAACAACCCCATTTACAAGCCTCGGGAGGGGGAGattggggaggaggagggggcgcAGTTTGCAGAGACGAAAGAGAACAACAGTAACTACCGAACCCTaatagaaaaagagagggagtggaCGCTAGCCGTCTCAAACTCGAAGCTCAACACGATCGTCACAGTGAGCCACAATGCAGGGGACTTGTCGGGTTTTCACGAGAACGGTGGCCTGTGCCCCACCGTGATTGACAGCCAGAGACCCACGCCGACAGTTGGTTTCGTAGACTGTCTGTATGGAACGGTGCCGAAACTAAAGGACATGCACGTCGCACATGCGCACCCGCCCGGTATGCAATACCCAGACTTACAACAGGACGCGCGTCTTAAGGAGACATTGCTGTTCACAGCTGGGAAAGGCTGCTTCCCTGACCCCTCCCAAAGCGATTACCTCGAGTTAAGGGCCAAACTCCAAACCAAGCCGGATTACCTCGAAGTACTGGAGAAATCTTACCGGTTCTAA